The DNA region CGAGACCGAGGCGGTCCTGCCGGCCGGCTCGCTCGGGCCCGGCTCGCCGAAGATCACCATCCAGGCGCAGGACCAGCTGAACGGGCTCGTCGAGGCGACGCAGGCGCTGCTCGCGCCGCAGCTCCTCTTCGCCATCCCCAACGCGAACCGCGGCGAGGAGATCGCCCGGCTGAACGTGGAGACGGCGCGGCGCGAGGTGCTGTTCGGCGTGGCGCAGGCGTACTACGGCGCGGCGTCGCTGCGGCGGGCCATGGAGGTGTCCGAGCGGCTGCTCGAGATCGCGGCGCGGCAGGAGAAGGACGCGCGCGTGCGCTACCAGGCCGGCGCCATCGCGAAGGTGGGCCTGCTGCGCGCCGAGATCGACCGGGCCCGCGCCGAGCAGGACGTGAAGCGCTCGCAGAACGCGTTCGCCTCCGCGCGCATCGCGCTCGCGACGCTGCTCGACCGGCGGCCGGACTTCGACGTGGTCGATCCGCCCGAGCCGGTGCTGGCCGGCGACGCGGACGCGCTGGTCGCGGCGGCGCTGCGGGACCGGCCCGACGTGCAGGCGGCGCGCGTGAACGTGGAGCTGCAGCGCGGCGTCCGGAACCAGGCGGTGGCGCGCTACCTGCCCAACCTGGGCGCGTTCGGCCGCTACACGCTGGCGAACGAGGCCGGCTTCACCGGCACGAACCACGCCTGGGCCGCCGGCCTGGCGCTGCAGTGGAAGGTGCTCGACGGCGGCCTGCGCGAGTCGGACATCCGCGAGGCGAACGCGAAGATCGACGAGGCGAACGCGTCGAGCGCGAGCGCCGAGCTGAAGGCGCGGCAGGAGGTGGAGCAGGCCTACCTCGACATGGAGAGCGCCCGCGCCAACGCCGCCAAGGCGAAGGAGCAGCGCGACCTCGCCGCGGAGAACCAGCGCCTGGTGGACGTCGCCTTCCGGGCCGGCACCGCCACCGCGGTGGAGCAGGCGGACGCGACCGCCCAGCTCCGCACCGCGGAGGTCGGCCAGATCACCGAGTCGCTCACCGCCCAGCTCGCGGCGCTGCGGGTGCTGAAGGCGGCCGGCGCGTTCCACCCGACCCGGCGGTAGCCTCCCTCGACTCCGCGCCGCGCAGGTGAACGGTCCGCTCACCCTGAGCGTCCCTCGACTCCGCGCCGCGCAGGTGAACGGTCCGCTCACCCTGAGCGTAGGCGAGCCGAAGGCTCGCCGGAGTCGAAGGGTCGGGATGAGCGCCGGAGTCGAAGGGTCGGGACGAGCGGGCGGAGCCGAAGGGCTACCGCGCCTCGTCGCGGAGCCGGGCGCGCTCCAGCGCCTGCGCCACGATCTGCGCCACCGTGAGCACGAAGCGCTTCTCGTCCGCGTCGAGGTCGCGCGGGTGCGGGAACCCGAGGCCCAGCGCGCCGACCGTGCGGCCGTCGCAGCGGAGCGGCACCGCCGCCCAGGCGCGGTCGCCCACCCGGAGCGCCAGCTCGGCGGCGTTGGGGTAGGAGTGCGCCAGCGCCTCCGGGCTGGAGACCCAGATGGCGGTCTGGATGCGGTAGGCCTCGGCGAGCAGCGCCGGCGCGTCGGCCCGCAGCTCGCGCAGGTCGATCGTCAGGTCGTCGGCCCAGCCCTGGCAGTGCAGCACCTCGAGCACGCTCGCGCCGGGCGCCGCGCGGACCACCATCGCGGTGGCCGGCTCCAGCACCGAGAGCCCGTTCTCCACCGCCACCCGCGCGATGGCCTGCGGCGCGAGCACCGACGCCAGGCTGGCCGAGACCGACTCGATCCGGCGCAGCCGCAGCACCCCGCGCTGCGCCTCCACGCGATCGTGCCGCTCGCGGTCCGCCTCCTCCAGCGCGGCCCCGCGCCCGGCCTTCTCGGCCTGGTACCAGCGGGCGTTGTCGAGCGCGAGCGCGGCCGGCTCGGCCAGCGCCTCGGCGAACACCATGTCGGCCTCGTCGAGGCCCGGGAGCATGTTCGAGCGGATGAGCGTGATGGACCCGATGACCCGGTCGCGCGCGACGAGCGGGACCGACAGCAGCGAGTTGGGCTTGATGGCGCGCAGCACCGCCAGGTGGCGCTCGCCGTGGGTGGCCCACTCCATCACCTCGGTCGTCACCTGCCGGAACAAGCGCGGGGCGCGGTCGCGGATGGTCTGCGCGCCGGGGGTGGCCCAGCCCGGCCCGAACGCGATCGAGCGCATCTCCTGGGCGAGCGGCGCCTTGGCCGGATCCCCGTGCGCGACCTCCACGCGGCGCGGGATCCCGTCCCCGTCGATGAGGTCCACGAAGCACCAGTCGGCGAACTTCGGCACCACCGCCGAGACCAGCACGCGGAGCGTCTGCCGGAAGTCGAGCGCCGCCTGCAGGAACGCGCGCTCGATGGGGATCTCCCGCTCGCGCCTGCCCTCGGCCAGCGCGCGCTCGGCGCGCTGCGCCTGCGTGAGGCTCGCCAGATCCGCCGGCGCAGGAGACGGCTCGTCGGCCACCGCCGGGACGTGGATCACCCCGCCAGCGTGGCCCGTCCCGCCCATCGCCGCCGCCCGCGCGTCGTGAGACCGCATGATCTGGATGCCTCCGGCTCGCCGCCGCCCGGAGCCGTCGGGCGGCGCCGCTGAGCGGGCGCCGCCGGGCTCGCCGGGGAGCGGACCGGCGCGAGGATCGCAGGCCCTCCCCCCAGCGTCAAGGCGCCGCGCCGCCGCGCGTCATGGCCGCTTGCGCGGGATCAGGCCGCCCCTCCGCGGGCGCCATCGGGATCGCCACCACGGTGTTCCGGCCCGCCTGCTTCGCGAGCTGGAGCGCCCGCCCGGCCGACTCCATCACCTCGCGCTGCGTGCGCCCCTCGGCGACCTCCGCCACGCCCACCGAGACCTTCACGCCGATGGAGGCCGCCTCGCCGCCGCCCTCCGGCTGCCAGGCGCAGCGGCTCCGCGCCACCGCGCGCCGGATGCGCTCGCCGAGCGCCCGCCCGCCCGCGAGCGTCGTCTCGCGCGCGATCACGGCGAACGACGCGCCGCCGGCGCGCGCCAGCACGTCCTCGCGGCGGAGCGCGCCGCGGAGCACGAACGCGACCATCTTCAGCGCCTCGTCGCCGGCGGCCTGGCCGTGCGCCTCGTTCACGGCGCGGAACCGGTCCACGTCCACCAGCAGCACCGACATGGACCGGCCGTGCCGCTGCGCCGCGGCGAGCTCGGCGGCGAGCCGGTCGTCGAGGTGGCGGCGGTTGAACACGCCGGTGAGGGGATCGAGCAGCGCGATCTCGGCGAGCTTCATCTGCCAGCGCGCCTCGAGCTCGTCGGCCCAGGCGAACTTGAGCACGGTCGCGCCGCCCAGGCTCACCCGGCCGCCGTCGGCGAGCCGCACCTCGCCCTCGGCGCGCGCGCCGTCCACGTAGGTGCCGTTCGCGCTGCCGAGGTCGCGCAGCACCGCGCCCTCGCCCTCGACGCGGATGGCCGCGTGGCGGCGCGACACCCCGTCGTCGCGGATGGGGAGATCGCAGTCGTCGCGCCGGCCGATGACGAGCTCGCGGTCGGGGGCGAGCGGGTAGATCTCCCCGAGCTGCGGGCCCGCCAGCACCAGGAGGAACGCGTGGCGCCGCCCCGCCGCGCACGGCGTGCTCGGCAACGTCGTCCAGGTGCGCTCGCTCCTCTGCTCGACCGGCAAGTGGCCTCCCGCGCCGGGGGCGGATTCTACCCGCACGCGGGTCCTCCCCCCGCGTCCCTTGGCCGCGGGTTGAACGGACGCTCACCCTGCGTTACGCGTCCGGCGTGATCCGCTACGGGCCGGCGGGCTGGGAGTACCGGGACTGGGCCGGCGTGGTCTACCCGCCGGGCGAGGGCAAGCGCTTCGATCGCCTGGCGTATCTGGCGCGCTGGTTCTCGACCGTGGAGGTGGACGCGACGTTCTACCGACCGTTCCCGGCGCCCGTGGCGGCGCGCTGGTGCGAGCGGGTGCGCGAGGTCCCCACCTTCCGCTTCGGCGCGAAGATCTGGCGGCGGTTCACGCACGAGCGCGAGGCGTACGGCGCCGAGGACGTCGCCCAGGCGCGGGCGGCGCTCGACCGGCTGCACGAGGAGGGCAGGCTCGGCGCGGCGCTCCTCCAGTTCCCGTGGTCGTTCAAGCGGAGCGAGGCGTCGGAGGAGTGGCTGCGCGGGCTGTTCCGCGCGTTCGCCGGCCTGCCGCTCGCGCTCGAGGTGCGCCACGCCTCGTGGGACGACCCGGAGGTCCTCGAGGAGCTGACCGCGGCGGGCGTGGCGCTCGTGAACGTGGACCAGCCGCGGTTCCAGCGGTCGCTCGCGCCGGCGGCGCGGGTCACGGCGCCGGTCGCCTACGTGCGCGTGCACGGCCGCAACTACCGCGACTGGTTCCGCAAGGGCGCGCCGCGCGACGCGCGCTACGACTACCTCTACGGCGCCGACGAGCTCGCGCCCTGGGCCGGGCGCATCGCCGAGATGGCGGCCTCGCCGCGCGCACCCGACGTGTACGTCGTCACGAACAACCACTTCCGCGGCCAGGCGCCCGCGAACGCGAAGATGCTGGAGGCGATGGTGGAGCACCGCCGCGTGGCGGTGCCCCCGCCGCTCCTCGCCGCCTACGAGGCCGCGCTCGCGCCGTTCGCCGCGCCCGGGGACGGCGCCGGGAACTCGGCCACCACCGGCGCGTGATCGCTCGTGCCGAAGTCGGCCAGCACCCGGCACCGCGTGGCGCTCGCCGCGAGCGGCGCGCTCGCCAGCACGTAGTCGATGCGCCAGCCGATGTTCCGCTGGCGCAGGTTGCGCCACGGCGCCCACCAGGTGAACAGCCCCTCGTTCGCGGGATCGAGCGCGCGGCCCACGTCCACCAGGCCGTGCGCCAGGATCCGCTCGAACAGCGCCCGCTCCTCCGGGAGCTGGCCGATCGCGCCCGCCTTTCGCTCCTTCGGGTGAACGTCCATGTCGGTGCGCGCGACGTTCAGGTCCCCGCAGAGCACCAGGGGACGCCCGGAGGCCTGCGCGTCGGCGGCGAACCGCTCCATCGCCTCGAGGAAGCGGAGCTTGGCCGCGAGGTCCTTGCCGCCGTTCGGCACGTAGATCGAGGCCACCGTGACGCCGCCCAGCTCGCAGGTGGCGACGCGCGTCTCGAGGTCGAACGGCGGGTGGACGAACGCCGGCCGCTCGGGTGCGATCGCCTTGCGCACCAGCAGCGCCACGCCGGAGTAGGCGGT from Anaeromyxobacter dehalogenans 2CP-C includes:
- a CDS encoding TolC family protein is translated as MNALITAALALALAQAPETPSTPTSPPAPEGAPAAAPGQPAPGALPVLTLDDALATAAAQNLDLKAAQARLRQADELSWKAWSGYLPQVTASGTYTRNETEAVLPAGSLGPGSPKITIQAQDQLNGLVEATQALLAPQLLFAIPNANRGEEIARLNVETARREVLFGVAQAYYGAASLRRAMEVSERLLEIAARQEKDARVRYQAGAIAKVGLLRAEIDRARAEQDVKRSQNAFASARIALATLLDRRPDFDVVDPPEPVLAGDADALVAAALRDRPDVQAARVNVELQRGVRNQAVARYLPNLGAFGRYTLANEAGFTGTNHAWAAGLALQWKVLDGGLRESDIREANAKIDEANASSASAELKARQEVEQAYLDMESARANAAKAKEQRDLAAENQRLVDVAFRAGTATAVEQADATAQLRTAEVGQITESLTAQLAALRVLKAAGAFHPTRR
- a CDS encoding GAF domain-containing protein, producing MRSHDARAAAMGGTGHAGGVIHVPAVADEPSPAPADLASLTQAQRAERALAEGRREREIPIERAFLQAALDFRQTLRVLVSAVVPKFADWCFVDLIDGDGIPRRVEVAHGDPAKAPLAQEMRSIAFGPGWATPGAQTIRDRAPRLFRQVTTEVMEWATHGERHLAVLRAIKPNSLLSVPLVARDRVIGSITLIRSNMLPGLDEADMVFAEALAEPAALALDNARWYQAEKAGRGAALEEADRERHDRVEAQRGVLRLRRIESVSASLASVLAPQAIARVAVENGLSVLEPATAMVVRAAPGASVLEVLHCQGWADDLTIDLRELRADAPALLAEAYRIQTAIWVSSPEALAHSYPNAAELALRVGDRAWAAVPLRCDGRTVGALGLGFPHPRDLDADEKRFVLTVAQIVAQALERARLRDEAR
- a CDS encoding GGDEF domain-containing protein, giving the protein MPVEQRSERTWTTLPSTPCAAGRRHAFLLVLAGPQLGEIYPLAPDRELVIGRRDDCDLPIRDDGVSRRHAAIRVEGEGAVLRDLGSANGTYVDGARAEGEVRLADGGRVSLGGATVLKFAWADELEARWQMKLAEIALLDPLTGVFNRRHLDDRLAAELAAAQRHGRSMSVLLVDVDRFRAVNEAHGQAAGDEALKMVAFVLRGALRREDVLARAGGASFAVIARETTLAGGRALGERIRRAVARSRCAWQPEGGGEAASIGVKVSVGVAEVAEGRTQREVMESAGRALQLAKQAGRNTVVAIPMAPAEGRPDPAQAAMTRGGAAP
- a CDS encoding DUF72 domain-containing protein, with protein sequence MIRYGPAGWEYRDWAGVVYPPGEGKRFDRLAYLARWFSTVEVDATFYRPFPAPVAARWCERVREVPTFRFGAKIWRRFTHEREAYGAEDVAQARAALDRLHEEGRLGAALLQFPWSFKRSEASEEWLRGLFRAFAGLPLALEVRHASWDDPEVLEELTAAGVALVNVDQPRFQRSLAPAARVTAPVAYVRVHGRNYRDWFRKGAPRDARYDYLYGADELAPWAGRIAEMAASPRAPDVYVVTNNHFRGQAPANAKMLEAMVEHRRVAVPPPLLAAYEAALAPFAAPGDGAGNSATTGA
- a CDS encoding exodeoxyribonuclease III, with translation MKIGTWNVNGIRAREAQVGEFIAREGPDVVCLQEIKAPPSKVPPSLCELEGYWCLWHGETAYSGVALLVRKAIAPERPAFVHPPFDLETRVATCELGGVTVASIYVPNGGKDLAAKLRFLEAMERFAADAQASGRPLVLCGDLNVARTDMDVHPKERKAGAIGQLPEERALFERILAHGLVDVGRALDPANEGLFTWWAPWRNLRQRNIGWRIDYVLASAPLAASATRCRVLADFGTSDHAPVVAEFPAPSPGAANGASAAS